A segment of the Stigmatella aurantiaca genome:
GAATCCGCTCGACAGCGGCGTTGTACTCGGGGCGTCCGGAGCGCTCGGTGGCATCGGGATCCAACCCGCCCCCCAGCACGATGACCGCGTCGTAGACGGCGCCGGGCCGGTAGGTCTCCTTCGCGCCGGACTCCACCCAGCGCATGAGCGCGCCGGCCACCGGCTCGATGGAGAAGGTGTAGAGCACCCCCAGCCCCAGCACCTGGAGCCCGAGGGCCCGCCGTCCGCCCCGGCGCCACAGGAGCCCCAGCACGAGGAACAGCACGCCCCAGGTGAGCGGGCCCAGGAAGAGATCCAGAATCTTGGAGAGAATGAGGAACATGGGAAGCGGGACTGGACGTTACCCGTCCTGCCTGCCGCGATGGAGCTGGATGTAATCCCGCGCCTCTTGCGCCTTCAGGGACTCCGGCGCCAGCTCCAGGAAGCGGCCGTAGTACTCCATGGCCTCCTCGGCATTGCCGAGCCGTACGGAGACTTCGCCCAGCCCGTGGAAGCACTGGGCCGCGGAGGGGTCATTCGCCAGGCACTCCCAGAACAGCTCCTTGGCCTTCTGGAACTGCCTGCGGGCGAGCTTGTCCCGGGCCTGCCGGTACTTCTCCGCCGCGGTGGCCGGCGAGGGGTTGGCCGTGGACGTGATGCGGAGGCTCGGCCGGGAGGAGGCGGCGGCGGGCGCCACGGCGATGCTCACGTCCACCTCCGCGTCCCCATCGTCCTTCCACCGGGGAAGCGCGAGCCACAGCTCCCGGGCCCCCGTCACCGTGTAGGTGCCGGGCGCCAGCACATGCAGCGACTCGCCCGCAGGCTGCGAGGACACCTGCACGGTGTCGTTCTCGCCAGCAAGGGCCATCAGGGCCACGGGGCTCACGGGAGCGCCCGGCCGGGCCCGGATGGCGAGCTGGTAACGGCTCTTGGGGTCGAGCTGGCGGACCGTGTACCGGCCTTCCAGGGCGAGCTGGTGCGCGAACCTGCGGGGGTTCAGCTCCTTGCGAAGGGTCTTCTGGTCCAACTCGTCGCGCACGTTCAGGGTGAAGTCCTGGTGGTCGTTCTGTTCCACCGAGTCGCCGAACAGCACGAAGGCATTCAGCGCGCTGGCGCCCGTCACCTGGCGGGGCGCGGCGGCAACGGGCATCAGCCGCGCGGCGGGAGCCAGGTCCGGGCCCTCCAGGAACAGGGAGGCCTGCCGGAAGAATGGGGGCGGCACGTTCGAGCGGCGCCCATCCCGCACGAAGTGCCGGCCCGTGGTCCAGACCGTGTAGACCCGGTGCGGCCGGAGCTCGACGCGCAGGGAGCGCACCACCGGGCTGAAGGAGTGCAACGCCTCGCTCAGGAGGAAGGTGGCCGGCACCTGCCTCGTGCCAAAGCGGTCCACGGCTTCCCCCTCGGGAGCCTGGAGGGAGGGCTCCTGGGGCTGCGGCTCCATCAGGGAGACGTCCAGGCGCGACTGCAGCGTCCCCGCCGCGAACTCCTGCTCCCACGGGGCCCGCCCCAGGAGGAAGAGCTCGACCCGCTGGGGCTCCTCCCGCTCGATGGTGTCCAGCACCAGCGGGGTGACGCCCAGAATCTGGCCGTTGATGCGCACCTGGGCACCGGAGGGCTCGGAGCGGATCTCCAGGGGATCGGGCTTGCTG
Coding sequences within it:
- a CDS encoding protein kinase domain-containing protein; the protein is MVREPQAVPFGKYELLECLGTGGMAAVYRARYLAAPGVTKPLVIKRVLTQYAEHPAFVEMFIQEARVSVGLSHGNIVQVFDFGQVEGEYFLAMELVEGQPLSRVLKRAQAKGLAALPAPLAVSIAIEMCKGLHHAHTRTDEHRRPLGLVHRDISPDNVLVSYEGEVKISDFGIAKARLAGRQETEAGVVKGKYLYLSPEQALGRELDARSDVYSVGVVLYRLLCGRLPAEGAQLQVMERIVKGRLDPLLQNNPTVEPSLAHLVDRVLSTRREARPESAEALRLELTRWLAQRAPLFAANTLKHLMEWLYTPELVARGTPPPVTGTFQEQLAEWTSAVPPTPPPKTAAVPEAPRTQEVQTLPEERPALPTAPQTVAVAEGRSYTGWVAAGLVVLGLAWVVWLERSKPDPLEIRSEPSGAQVRINGQILGVTPLVLDTIEREEPQRVELFLLGRAPWEQEFAAGTLQSRLDVSLMEPQPQEPSLQAPEGEAVDRFGTRQVPATFLLSEALHSFSPVVRSLRVELRPHRVYTVWTTGRHFVRDGRRSNVPPPFFRQASLFLEGPDLAPAARLMPVAAAPRQVTGASALNAFVLFGDSVEQNDHQDFTLNVRDELDQKTLRKELNPRRFAHQLALEGRYTVRQLDPKSRYQLAIRARPGAPVSPVALMALAGENDTVQVSSQPAGESLHVLAPGTYTVTGARELWLALPRWKDDGDAEVDVSIAVAPAAASSRPSLRITSTANPSPATAAEKYRQARDKLARRQFQKAKELFWECLANDPSAAQCFHGLGEVSVRLGNAEEAMEYYGRFLELAPESLKAQEARDYIQLHRGRQDG